Proteins encoded within one genomic window of Bacillus sp. 1NLA3E:
- the ppdK gene encoding pyruvate, phosphate dikinase, translating to MKKFVYLFNEGHSGMKDLLGGKGANLAEMTKIGLPVPFGFTISTEACNDYYDAGKEISTIVKDQILAGLANLEEKTGKRLGDPTNPLLVSVRSGAVFSMPGMMDTILNLGMNDETVEGIAKLTNNPRFAYDSYRRFIQMFSDVVLEVDVYFFEQLLEEFREEKGYSSDPELTAEDWKEVIAGYKSIVKKRTKVEFPEDPKQQLFLSINSVFDSWNNQRAIVYRRLNKIPGHLGTAVNIQSMVFGNMGNDSGTGVAFTRNPSTGESVLYGEYLINAQGEDVVAGIRTPQPIHTLQGEMPEVFKQFSETCQHLEQHYKDMQDIEFTVERGKLYILQTRTGKRTAQAAIRIAVEMEEEGIIDKKTALLRVDPDQLNQLLHRRIDDTFERKLLAKGLPASPGAATGRVVFDADEAEVLGNEGKKVILVRPETTPDDIHGIVAAQAVVTSRGGMTSHAAVVARGMGKACICGCEALKIDLREKQFMVGDTVVNHGDIITIDGGNGEIMLGEIPMIDPQLSDEFQLLLKWADEERRLGVRANADNPEDAKKAFDFGAGGVGLCRTEHMFMDPKRIPIVQKMIMASNYDDRKEALDLLLPMQQGDFEGIFEAMQGLPVTIRLLDPPLHEFLPDKEELIVDVTKLQITDPESKELKEKELILKKVRQLDEFNPMLGLRGCRLGMIHPEIYEMQAKAIYYAVAKVVKKGLKVQPEIMIPLVGHVNELKEMRQLVIDAARQVQEETGMAFNYPIGTMIEIPRAALTADKIAEEADFFSFGTNDLTQTTFGYSRDDAEGKFLQAYTEQKVLPENPFAVLDQDGVGKLVETGVRLGRQTKPQLKTGICGEHGGEKSSIEFCYNAGLDYVSCSPYRVPLARLAAAQATIRKDLKTVEKELQTQK from the coding sequence ATGAAAAAATTCGTTTATCTGTTTAATGAAGGACATAGTGGTATGAAGGATTTATTAGGGGGAAAAGGGGCTAACCTTGCAGAAATGACTAAAATTGGTCTGCCTGTTCCTTTCGGATTTACTATATCAACTGAGGCTTGTAATGACTATTACGACGCCGGAAAAGAAATTTCAACTATAGTGAAAGACCAAATATTAGCTGGACTTGCAAATCTTGAAGAAAAAACAGGGAAACGTCTTGGAGATCCTACCAATCCGCTTCTTGTTTCAGTACGATCCGGGGCTGTATTTTCAATGCCAGGGATGATGGATACAATTTTGAATCTTGGAATGAATGATGAGACCGTAGAGGGAATAGCGAAATTAACCAATAACCCTCGGTTTGCTTATGATTCATATCGCCGGTTTATCCAAATGTTTTCAGATGTCGTACTTGAAGTGGACGTCTACTTCTTTGAACAATTATTAGAAGAGTTTAGGGAAGAAAAAGGGTATTCCTCAGATCCTGAATTAACTGCAGAGGACTGGAAAGAAGTCATTGCTGGTTATAAAAGCATAGTCAAAAAACGGACGAAAGTAGAATTTCCTGAAGATCCAAAACAGCAATTGTTTCTATCAATTAATTCAGTTTTCGATTCATGGAATAATCAGCGGGCAATCGTTTATCGCCGCTTGAATAAAATCCCAGGACACCTTGGAACAGCAGTAAATATCCAAAGCATGGTGTTTGGTAATATGGGAAATGATTCTGGAACCGGAGTTGCCTTTACGCGCAACCCATCTACTGGTGAGAGCGTTCTATACGGAGAATATTTAATTAACGCTCAAGGAGAAGATGTAGTAGCAGGGATTCGGACGCCACAACCTATCCATACTCTACAAGGGGAGATGCCAGAAGTTTTCAAGCAGTTTTCAGAAACATGTCAGCATCTCGAACAGCATTATAAAGATATGCAAGATATTGAATTTACTGTTGAACGTGGTAAGCTATATATCCTCCAAACTCGAACAGGAAAAAGAACAGCCCAAGCAGCTATTCGAATTGCTGTTGAAATGGAAGAGGAAGGAATTATTGATAAAAAGACAGCTCTACTCCGTGTCGATCCAGATCAATTAAACCAATTGCTTCACCGTCGTATCGATGATACCTTTGAACGAAAGCTATTGGCTAAAGGCTTACCTGCATCACCTGGTGCAGCAACGGGTCGAGTGGTGTTTGATGCAGATGAAGCGGAAGTTTTAGGAAATGAAGGAAAGAAAGTAATCCTAGTCCGTCCTGAAACAACTCCTGATGATATCCATGGAATCGTCGCTGCTCAAGCTGTTGTAACAAGCCGAGGTGGAATGACTAGCCACGCTGCAGTTGTGGCTCGCGGTATGGGAAAAGCTTGTATTTGCGGATGTGAAGCATTAAAAATAGATCTGCGCGAAAAGCAATTCATGGTTGGAGACACGGTTGTTAATCACGGTGACATCATTACGATTGACGGTGGTAATGGAGAAATCATGCTCGGTGAAATACCGATGATTGATCCTCAACTTTCTGATGAGTTTCAACTGTTATTAAAATGGGCAGATGAAGAAAGAAGACTTGGAGTACGGGCAAATGCAGATAATCCCGAGGATGCTAAAAAAGCGTTTGACTTTGGTGCTGGTGGTGTAGGTTTATGCCGGACAGAGCATATGTTTATGGACCCTAAACGAATTCCAATCGTTCAAAAAATGATTATGGCTTCAAACTATGATGACCGGAAGGAAGCTTTAGATCTGCTTCTACCAATGCAACAAGGTGACTTTGAAGGGATCTTTGAGGCAATGCAAGGCTTACCTGTTACGATTCGATTATTGGATCCTCCTTTACATGAGTTCCTACCTGATAAGGAAGAACTCATTGTGGATGTAACTAAGCTGCAAATTACTGACCCAGAATCTAAAGAATTGAAAGAAAAAGAACTAATTCTTAAGAAAGTCCGTCAATTGGACGAATTTAATCCAATGCTGGGACTTCGTGGATGCCGCTTGGGAATGATTCACCCTGAAATTTATGAAATGCAAGCAAAAGCCATTTATTATGCAGTGGCAAAGGTGGTTAAAAAGGGCCTTAAAGTACAGCCTGAAATCATGATCCCACTTGTTGGTCATGTAAATGAACTGAAGGAAATGCGTCAGCTTGTCATCGATGCTGCTCGTCAAGTTCAAGAAGAAACAGGAATGGCTTTTAATTACCCAATTGGAACCATGATTGAAATTCCTAGAGCTGCTCTTACTGCTGATAAAATTGCTGAGGAAGCTGATTTCTTCTCATTTGGTACAAACGATTTAACTCAAACTACTTTTGGATATAGCCGGGATGATGCTGAAGGTAAGTTTTTACAAGCATATACTGAGCAAAAGGTCCTTCCAGAAAACCCATTTGCGGTACTTGACCAAGATGGGGTTGGAAAACTTGTTGAGACTGGTGTGAGATTAGGCCGTCAAACGAAACCTCAATTAAAAACTGGTATTTGTGGAGAACATGGTGGCGAAAAGAGTTCAATTGAATTCTGCTACAATGCTGGTTTGGATTACGTTAGTTGTTCGCCATATCGTGTGCCACTTGCACGTCTAGCAGCAGCACAAGCAACCATTCGAAAAGATTTAAAAACTGTTGAAAAAGAGCTACAAACACAAAAATAA
- a CDS encoding helix-turn-helix transcriptional regulator, which yields MDSIKLTKRQQEILQIVKEDGPIPGNQIAEKLSLTRATLRPDLTILTMVGNLEARPRVGYYYKGPELEHHSDWFATHFVNQYKAHPIVIKKSTSVYDAIVQIFLKDVGTLYAINPRGHLAGVISRKDLLRASIGNRNLQELPVSVIMTRMPNIITIRPEETLLEAAKKMIEYHVDSLPVVQEIDDKTHTYKVIGRITKTTISRAFLEINNI from the coding sequence GTGGACTCTATTAAGCTTACTAAACGGCAACAAGAAATACTTCAAATTGTGAAGGAAGATGGACCTATTCCTGGAAATCAAATTGCAGAAAAGCTTTCGTTAACGAGAGCAACTCTTAGGCCGGATCTGACTATTTTAACGATGGTTGGAAATCTAGAAGCGAGACCAAGGGTTGGCTATTATTATAAGGGCCCTGAACTAGAACATCACTCAGATTGGTTTGCAACCCATTTTGTGAATCAATATAAGGCCCATCCAATTGTCATTAAAAAATCTACGTCAGTTTATGATGCAATTGTCCAGATTTTTTTAAAGGATGTTGGAACGCTTTATGCAATCAATCCGAGAGGACATCTTGCTGGGGTCATTTCAAGGAAGGACCTACTGAGAGCATCAATTGGTAATCGTAATCTTCAGGAGTTACCAGTAAGTGTAATTATGACAAGGATGCCAAACATTATCACGATTAGGCCAGAGGAGACTCTTCTTGAAGCTGCTAAGAAAATGATTGAGTATCATGTTGACTCACTACCTGTTGTTCAAGAAATTGATGATAAAACCCATACATACAAAGTGATTGGAAGGATCACCAAAACGACCATTTCACGAGCATTTCTTGAAATAAATAACATTTGA
- a CDS encoding pyruvate, water dikinase regulatory protein translates to MEHKEIVYIISDSVGETAELVVKAVATQFNGGYVEIRRNANVEDFEDIEDVLIMAAQSNSIIAYTIVIPALKEYLDKRAREEDITAVDLLNPLIDAFTHKFSKGPKHQPKLMRQLDDDYFRKIEAIEFAVKYDDGRDPRGILFADIVLVGVSRTSKTPLSMYLAHKRYKVANVPLVPEVPPPEELYKIPRNKCVGLIITPDKLNIIRKERLKNLGLTSEANYASFERILEELDYAEKIMKRIGCPVINVSNKAVEETADYILDVLKRERSS, encoded by the coding sequence TTGGAGCATAAAGAAATTGTCTACATTATTTCCGATTCGGTCGGAGAAACTGCAGAACTTGTTGTGAAAGCGGTTGCCACTCAATTTAATGGTGGCTATGTGGAAATCAGACGTAATGCGAATGTCGAAGATTTTGAAGATATTGAAGATGTATTGATTATGGCTGCCCAAAGTAATTCTATTATTGCTTATACGATCGTTATTCCAGCATTAAAGGAATATTTAGATAAACGGGCACGAGAGGAAGATATTACTGCGGTTGATCTGCTTAATCCGCTAATTGATGCCTTTACGCATAAGTTTAGTAAAGGGCCAAAACATCAACCAAAATTAATGAGGCAGTTGGATGATGATTACTTCCGAAAAATTGAAGCGATAGAGTTTGCGGTGAAATATGATGATGGCCGCGACCCGCGTGGGATTCTTTTTGCAGACATTGTTCTGGTAGGCGTATCAAGAACGTCAAAAACACCACTTTCTATGTATCTAGCGCATAAACGATACAAAGTGGCCAATGTTCCTTTGGTACCAGAGGTTCCACCACCTGAGGAATTATATAAAATTCCTAGGAACAAATGTGTGGGACTTATCATTACCCCAGATAAATTGAATATTATCCGAAAGGAACGCTTAAAAAACCTTGGTTTAACCTCCGAGGCGAACTATGCAAGCTTCGAGCGAATACTTGAAGAATTAGATTACGCAGAAAAGATAATGAAACGGATTGGATGTCCAGTCATCAATGTCTCCAATAAGGCAGTAGAAGAAACAGCTGATTACATTTTAGACGTGCTAAAAAGAGAGAGGAGTTCGTAA